Proteins from a single region of Oncorhynchus nerka isolate Pitt River linkage group LG18, Oner_Uvic_2.0, whole genome shotgun sequence:
- the LOC135561802 gene encoding CD209 antigen-like protein E isoform X1, with amino-acid sequence MNKVTFDRGEMEERIVDIYVSADTLRDGETSTKREETEDTAPNNGPGDQHSELDSSGKRPFLVAAVCLGLLCVLLAGIIGLSVYYNRAINDSEDKRNNLFQSFSLYKINATEERDQLQTRYNNLTEERDQLQTRYNNLTEEKGHIQAKLFVIEQHCQERWIYFDSKFYFLSTEKKTWKQSRQDCLDRGADLVIINSREEQTFVFNLHLRAWIGLNDSVTEGIWKWVDGTPLTTGYWAAEQPDDRGQEDCAEIYFRQDDPVKTWNDDKCGTNHNWICEKEV; translated from the exons ATGAACAAGGTCACGTTTGACAGaggtgagatggaggagaggattgtGGATATCTACGTCAGTGCAGACACCCTGAGAGACGGTGAAACCAGCaccaagagagaagagacagaggacactgctCCAAATAATGGACCAGGAGACCAGCActcag AGCTTGATAGCTCAGGGAAGAGACCCTTCCTAGTTGCTGCAGTGTGTCTGGGGCTGCTGTGTGTCCTACTGGCTGGGATCATaggcctgtctgtctact ATAATAGAGCCATCAACGATTCTGAGGATAAAAGGAACAACTTGTTTCAGAGTTTCTCCCTTTATAAAATCAACGcaactgaagagagagaccagctacagaccagatacaacaacctgactgaagagagagaccagctacagaccagatacaacaacctgactgaaGAGAAAGGTCATATTCAGGCAAAGCTTTTTGTGATAG AGCAGCATTGTCAGGAGCGATGGATATACTTTGACTCCAAGTTCTACTTCCTCTCTACTGAGAAGAAAACCTGGAAGCAGAGCAGACAGGACTGTCTGGATAGAGGAGCAGACCTGGTGATCATAAACAGCAGAGaggaacag ACATTTGTCTTCAACCTCCACCTGAGAGCCTGGATTGGTCTAAATGACTCTGTTACTGAGGGGATCTGGAAGTGGGTGGACGGCACCCCACTGACCACAGG GTACTGGGCGGCAGAACAGCCTGATGATAGAGGGCAAGAGGACTGTGCTGAGATATACTTTAGACAAGATGATCCTGTAAAGACATGGAATGATGACAAATGTGGCACAAATCATAACTGGATCTGTGAGAAAGAGGTGTAA
- the LOC135561599 gene encoding C-type lectin domain family 4 member M-like has product MDQETSTKRDETADSAPNNGPGDQHSDDTVKHNTKDLTLIICDSVHVQWWKRPSGVAAVCLGLLCVLLLAGIIGLSVYYGVIGHHNSTEKNQLQTSNNNLTKERDHLQTSYNTLTKERDQLQTSYNTLTKERDQLQTSNNTLTKERDQLQTSYNTLTKERDQLQTSYNTLTKERDQLQTSYNTLTKERDQHTNCKQTCPEGWQKFESSWYILSTEAKTWKESREDCLKRGADLVIVNSDKEQEFLFKLKKRVWIGLTDSVSEGTWKWVDGTPLTTPRYWNDHQPDSGDPSGEEDCVEIHKDWIFPLKAWNDMPCYWKLNWICEKVV; this is encoded by the exons ATGGACCAGGAGACCAGCACCAAGAGAGATGAGACAGCAGACTCTGCTCCTAATAATGGACCAGGAGACCAGCACTCAG ATGATACAGTCAAACATAATACCAAAGATCTTACTTTAATTATTTGTGATTCAGTACATGTTCAGTGGTGGAAGAGACCCTCTGGAGTTGCTGCAGTGTGTCTGGGGCTGCTGTGTGTTCTCCTACTGGCTGGGATCATaggcctgtctgtctact ATGGAGTCATTGGTCATCACAACTCAACAGAGAAAAACCAGCTACAGACAAgtaacaacaacctgactaaagagagagaccatctacagaccagttacaacaccctgactaaagagagagaccagctacagaccagttacaacaccctgactaaagagagagaccagctacagacaagtaacaacaccctgactaaagagagagaccagctacagaccagttacaacaccctgactaaagagagagaccagctacagaccagttacaacaccctgactaaagagagagaccagctacagaccagttacaacaccctgactaaagagagagaccagcatacCAATTGTA AACAAACCTGTCCTGAAGGCTGGCAGAAGTTTGAATCCAGTTGGTACATCCTGTCTACTGAGGCTAAAACCTggaaggagagcagagaggactgTCTGAAGAGAGGAGCCGACCTGGTGATCGTAAACAGTGATAAGGAacaa GAGTTTCTCTTCAAACTCAAGAAGAGAGTCTGGATTggtctgactgactctgttagTGAGGGGACTTGGAAATGGGTGGACGGTACCCCACtaaccaccccaag gtactggaatGACCATCAGCCTGATAGTGGAGATCCTAGTGGGGAGGAGGACTGTGTTGAGATACATAAAGATTGGATCTTTCCACTTAAGGCATGGAATGACATGCCATGTTACTGGAAACTCAACTGGATTTGTGAGAAAGTGGTTTAA
- the LOC135561802 gene encoding CD209 antigen-like isoform X4, whose amino-acid sequence MEERIVNISTSLRDGETSTKREETADTAPSNGPGDQHSDNRAINDSEDKRNNLFQSFSLYKINATEERDQLQTRYNNLTEERDQLQTRYNNLTEEKGHIQAKLFVIEQHCQERWIYFDSKFYFLSTEKKTWKQSRQDCLDRGADLVIINSREEQTFVFNLHLRAWIGLNDSVTEGIWKWVDGTPLTTGYWAAEQPDDRGQEDCAEIYFRQDDPVKTWNDDKCGTNHNWICEKEV is encoded by the exons atggaggagaggattgtTAATATATCTACGTCCCTGAGAGACGGTGAGACCAGCaccaagagagaagagacagcagaCACTGCTCCTAGTAATGGACCAGGAGACCAgcactcag ATAATAGAGCCATCAACGATTCTGAGGATAAAAGGAACAACTTGTTTCAGAGTTTCTCCCTTTATAAAATCAACGcaactgaagagagagaccagctacagaccagatacaacaacctgactgaagagagagaccagctacagaccagatacaacaacctgactgaaGAGAAAGGTCATATTCAGGCAAAGCTTTTTGTGATAG AGCAGCATTGTCAGGAGCGATGGATATACTTTGACTCCAAGTTCTACTTCCTCTCTACTGAGAAGAAAACCTGGAAGCAGAGCAGACAGGACTGTCTGGATAGAGGAGCAGACCTGGTGATCATAAACAGCAGAGaggaacag ACATTTGTCTTCAACCTCCACCTGAGAGCCTGGATTGGTCTAAATGACTCTGTTACTGAGGGGATCTGGAAGTGGGTGGACGGCACCCCACTGACCACAGG GTACTGGGCGGCAGAACAGCCTGATGATAGAGGGCAAGAGGACTGTGCTGAGATATACTTTAGACAAGATGATCCTGTAAAGACATGGAATGATGACAAATGTGGCACAAATCATAACTGGATCTGTGAGAAAGAGGTGTAA
- the LOC135561802 gene encoding CD209 antigen-like protein E isoform X2, protein MEERIVNISTSLRDGETSTKREETADTAPSNGPGDQHSELDSSGKRPFLVAAVCLGLLCVLLAGIIGLSVYYNRAINDSEDKRNNLFQSFSLYKINATEERDQLQTRYNNLTEERDQLQTRYNNLTEEKGHIQAKLFVIEQHCQERWIYFDSKFYFLSTEKKTWKQSRQDCLDRGADLVIINSREEQTFVFNLHLRAWIGLNDSVTEGIWKWVDGTPLTTGYWAAEQPDDRGQEDCAEIYFRQDDPVKTWNDDKCGTNHNWICEKEV, encoded by the exons atggaggagaggattgtTAATATATCTACGTCCCTGAGAGACGGTGAGACCAGCaccaagagagaagagacagcagaCACTGCTCCTAGTAATGGACCAGGAGACCAgcactcag AGCTTGATAGCTCAGGGAAGAGACCCTTCCTAGTTGCTGCAGTGTGTCTGGGGCTGCTGTGTGTCCTACTGGCTGGGATCATaggcctgtctgtctact ATAATAGAGCCATCAACGATTCTGAGGATAAAAGGAACAACTTGTTTCAGAGTTTCTCCCTTTATAAAATCAACGcaactgaagagagagaccagctacagaccagatacaacaacctgactgaagagagagaccagctacagaccagatacaacaacctgactgaaGAGAAAGGTCATATTCAGGCAAAGCTTTTTGTGATAG AGCAGCATTGTCAGGAGCGATGGATATACTTTGACTCCAAGTTCTACTTCCTCTCTACTGAGAAGAAAACCTGGAAGCAGAGCAGACAGGACTGTCTGGATAGAGGAGCAGACCTGGTGATCATAAACAGCAGAGaggaacag ACATTTGTCTTCAACCTCCACCTGAGAGCCTGGATTGGTCTAAATGACTCTGTTACTGAGGGGATCTGGAAGTGGGTGGACGGCACCCCACTGACCACAGG GTACTGGGCGGCAGAACAGCCTGATGATAGAGGGCAAGAGGACTGTGCTGAGATATACTTTAGACAAGATGATCCTGTAAAGACATGGAATGATGACAAATGTGGCACAAATCATAACTGGATCTGTGAGAAAGAGGTGTAA
- the LOC135561802 gene encoding CD209 antigen-like protein E isoform X3, producing MNKVTFDRGEMEERIVDIYVSADTLRDGETSTKREETEDTAPNNGPGDQHSDNRAINDSEDKRNNLFQSFSLYKINATEERDQLQTRYNNLTEERDQLQTRYNNLTEEKGHIQAKLFVIEQHCQERWIYFDSKFYFLSTEKKTWKQSRQDCLDRGADLVIINSREEQTFVFNLHLRAWIGLNDSVTEGIWKWVDGTPLTTGYWAAEQPDDRGQEDCAEIYFRQDDPVKTWNDDKCGTNHNWICEKEV from the exons ATGAACAAGGTCACGTTTGACAGaggtgagatggaggagaggattgtGGATATCTACGTCAGTGCAGACACCCTGAGAGACGGTGAAACCAGCaccaagagagaagagacagaggacactgctCCAAATAATGGACCAGGAGACCAGCActcag ATAATAGAGCCATCAACGATTCTGAGGATAAAAGGAACAACTTGTTTCAGAGTTTCTCCCTTTATAAAATCAACGcaactgaagagagagaccagctacagaccagatacaacaacctgactgaagagagagaccagctacagaccagatacaacaacctgactgaaGAGAAAGGTCATATTCAGGCAAAGCTTTTTGTGATAG AGCAGCATTGTCAGGAGCGATGGATATACTTTGACTCCAAGTTCTACTTCCTCTCTACTGAGAAGAAAACCTGGAAGCAGAGCAGACAGGACTGTCTGGATAGAGGAGCAGACCTGGTGATCATAAACAGCAGAGaggaacag ACATTTGTCTTCAACCTCCACCTGAGAGCCTGGATTGGTCTAAATGACTCTGTTACTGAGGGGATCTGGAAGTGGGTGGACGGCACCCCACTGACCACAGG GTACTGGGCGGCAGAACAGCCTGATGATAGAGGGCAAGAGGACTGTGCTGAGATATACTTTAGACAAGATGATCCTGTAAAGACATGGAATGATGACAAATGTGGCACAAATCATAACTGGATCTGTGAGAAAGAGGTGTAA